A single genomic interval of Aegicerativicinus sediminis harbors:
- the dnaN gene encoding DNA polymerase III subunit beta translates to MKFIVSSTYLLKQLQVLGGVINTTNTLPILDNFLFELDHSKLTVSASDLETTMSSTIEVESTSEGSVALPARLLLDTLKTFPEQPLTFVVEDNHTVEISSNHGKYALAYADGNEFPKSVSLEDPSATAIMGDILATAISKTIFAAGNDDLRPVMSGVFFQFSTEGLTFVSTDAHKLVKYTREDVTASQSAEFIMPKKPLNLLKGILAGSDDEVKVEYNDSNARFIFDNSVLICRLIDGKYPNYEAVIPKENPNKLVIGRTQFLNSVKRVSIFSNKTTHQIRLKIAGAELNISAEDIDYSNKAEERLSCEYQGDDMQIGFNSRFLTEMLNNLSSDDVQLEMSLPNRAGILTPMDGLDDGERIIMLVMPVMLNN, encoded by the coding sequence ATGAAATTTATTGTTTCGAGCACCTATTTACTTAAGCAACTTCAGGTTTTAGGTGGCGTTATCAACACAACAAACACCCTTCCAATTCTAGATAATTTTTTATTTGAATTAGATCATTCCAAGCTGACTGTTTCGGCGAGTGATTTGGAAACGACTATGTCTTCAACTATAGAAGTTGAAAGTACAAGTGAAGGTAGTGTGGCACTTCCAGCAAGATTATTGTTGGATACTTTAAAAACATTTCCAGAGCAACCTTTAACCTTTGTGGTAGAAGATAACCATACGGTTGAAATTAGCTCTAATCATGGTAAATATGCCTTGGCGTATGCTGATGGTAATGAATTTCCTAAGTCTGTATCGCTTGAAGATCCAAGTGCTACTGCAATAATGGGTGATATATTGGCCACAGCCATTAGTAAAACCATTTTTGCAGCCGGTAATGATGATTTAAGACCCGTTATGAGTGGAGTGTTTTTCCAATTTTCCACGGAAGGCTTAACATTTGTTTCTACCGACGCCCATAAATTGGTGAAATATACCAGAGAAGATGTTACCGCTAGTCAATCAGCTGAATTTATTATGCCTAAAAAACCTTTAAATCTGCTTAAAGGTATTTTAGCCGGCAGTGATGACGAGGTAAAAGTGGAGTATAATGATAGTAATGCTAGATTTATTTTTGATAATTCGGTGTTGATTTGCAGACTAATAGATGGCAAATATCCAAACTACGAAGCGGTAATCCCGAAAGAAAATCCGAATAAACTAGTAATAGGTCGTACCCAATTTTTAAACTCGGTAAAAAGAGTAAGTATTTTCTCCAATAAAACCACTCATCAAATTCGCTTAAAAATTGCTGGAGCGGAATTAAATATTTCTGCAGAAGATATTGACTATAGCAACAAAGCAGAAGAGCGATTAAGTTGTGAATATCAAGGCGATGATATGCAAATTGGATTTAATTCACGATTCCTAACAGAGATGTTAAACAACTTGAGTTCAGATGATGTACAATTAGAAATGAGCTTGCCTAATCGGGCAGGAATTCTTACTCCAATGGACGGTTTAGACGATGGAGAGCGAATTATCATGCTCGTAATGCCTGTAATGCTTAACAACTAA
- a CDS encoding OsmC family protein encodes MITTEQPNVKNGVNVDQLVETVKLVQSDPSMGDFQFRGKTNWIDGGHCVTSVKSFYGAGQEDETRTETFTMECDHAPVLLGNDVAANPAETVLHALGSCLIGAMAYHAAAQGIDIESMESKLEGDVNLQGFLGIDPEVRKGFSGITVKFKVKSDATDEQLKALSQFSPVFDIISNPTPVKIEFER; translated from the coding sequence ATGATCACAACAGAACAACCAAATGTTAAAAACGGAGTAAACGTTGACCAATTAGTAGAAACCGTAAAATTAGTTCAATCAGATCCATCCATGGGCGATTTCCAATTCAGAGGAAAAACTAATTGGATTGATGGTGGACATTGTGTAACAAGCGTAAAAAGTTTTTACGGTGCAGGACAAGAAGACGAAACTAGAACAGAAACCTTTACAATGGAATGCGACCACGCTCCTGTTTTATTGGGAAATGATGTTGCTGCTAACCCTGCCGAAACTGTATTACATGCTTTAGGTTCTTGTTTAATTGGAGCGATGGCTTATCATGCTGCAGCTCAAGGAATCGATATAGAAAGTATGGAATCTAAATTGGAAGGCGATGTAAATTTACAAGGATTTTTAGGTATAGATCCTGAAGTTAGAAAAGGTTTTAGCGGGATCACTGTGAAATTTAAAGTGAAATCTGATGCAACTGATGAACAGTTAAAAGCATTATCTCAATTCTCTCCTGTTTTTGACATCATATCAAACCCAACTCCAGTAAAAATAGAGTTCGAAAGATAA
- a CDS encoding DUF4870 domain-containing protein, producing the protein MREDNQLIVITHLSQLVTFVLGFGSLIIPLVLWATQKEKIYQMDEQGKEIVNFQLSLLIYIIISIPLILLFGLGILLLIIIGVISFVFPIINAIKASNGESPKYPLSLNFIS; encoded by the coding sequence ATGAGAGAAGATAATCAATTAATAGTTATTACCCACCTCAGTCAATTAGTGACTTTTGTCTTGGGGTTTGGTAGCCTTATAATCCCATTAGTTTTATGGGCCACACAAAAGGAGAAAATTTATCAGATGGATGAACAGGGAAAGGAAATAGTAAATTTTCAATTAAGCCTATTAATTTATATTATCATTTCAATTCCCCTAATTCTTTTATTTGGCCTAGGAATATTGTTATTGATTATAATCGGAGTTATTTCCTTTGTGTTTCCTATCATCAATGCAATCAAGGCTAGTAATGGGGAATCTCCAAAATATCCTTTATCTCTTAATTTTATTAGTTAG
- a CDS encoding sigma 54-interacting transcriptional regulator: MIELKPEEIADFLSNIPFFTEVEQSSLIEVANKLETNSCYGNQSIFKKGDPGDSFYIIHSGTIKVHDGDHIFNTLKEGDCFGEYTLIDEGVRSADVTTLDRAILFQLKKSEFLKLMSKDPGLAKGILAVMIKRHRDVDDFQNKLAKSKKEIEVTNAKLQGVLDGAMDGIIMYDSNFRIIVGNQAACSMFDNSDIIQRNILFFFDEDSADIVEKYTRRLIDLDKNICHSYIPKILKILDSQNNISYNEGTISRWKTEEMDCFTLVLRNIEERLKAENKIVDLTEKSDYLEEEVKELTQHFGIIAEHPKMIEAINSVKKVAATGATVLIHGETGTGKELIARAIHQQSSRADKIMVKLNCGAIPGNLIESELFGHEKGAFTGATSARKGRFLLADKGTLFLDEIGELPIELQSKLLRILQEGEFEPVGSSTTIKVDVRIIAATHKDLYKESKEGKFREDLYYRLNVFPISVPPLRERGDDINLIAQEMLNHYTDKFSKPKITLDNDTKTLFLAYKWPGNVRELQNLMERAAIIADNGFVNWSQLLPTSELDPIGESKAPIKILTIKELQQIEKENILKALRQTKWKISGKHGAAELLGLPSTTLASKIKTLGIERPI, translated from the coding sequence ATGATTGAATTAAAACCAGAAGAAATTGCTGACTTCTTGAGCAACATTCCCTTTTTTACTGAAGTGGAACAATCTTCATTGATTGAAGTTGCGAATAAATTGGAAACAAATTCATGTTATGGAAACCAATCAATTTTCAAAAAAGGAGATCCGGGTGATTCATTTTACATCATCCACTCAGGAACTATTAAAGTTCATGATGGTGATCATATATTTAATACCCTAAAGGAAGGCGATTGTTTTGGGGAATATACATTAATTGATGAAGGCGTAAGATCGGCAGATGTTACCACACTAGATCGGGCTATTCTTTTCCAGCTTAAGAAAAGTGAGTTTTTAAAATTAATGTCTAAAGATCCTGGTTTAGCCAAAGGAATTTTAGCTGTAATGATCAAACGCCACAGGGATGTGGACGATTTTCAAAATAAACTTGCCAAATCCAAGAAAGAGATTGAAGTGACCAATGCTAAGCTCCAAGGGGTTTTAGACGGTGCGATGGATGGGATTATAATGTATGATTCAAATTTCAGGATAATTGTTGGTAACCAAGCAGCATGCAGCATGTTCGACAATTCTGATATCATTCAAAGAAATATCCTTTTCTTTTTTGATGAAGATAGCGCTGATATAGTTGAAAAGTATACACGGAGATTGATAGACTTAGATAAAAATATATGTCATTCTTACATTCCTAAAATTCTCAAAATTTTAGATTCCCAAAACAACATTTCATATAATGAGGGTACCATTAGCAGATGGAAAACGGAGGAAATGGATTGTTTTACACTAGTATTACGGAACATTGAAGAACGGCTCAAGGCAGAAAACAAAATTGTAGACCTCACTGAAAAATCTGATTATTTAGAAGAAGAAGTAAAAGAATTAACCCAACACTTTGGGATCATTGCGGAACACCCAAAAATGATAGAAGCAATAAATTCGGTAAAAAAGGTAGCTGCTACTGGAGCTACTGTTCTTATTCATGGGGAAACAGGAACAGGAAAAGAACTTATTGCAAGAGCAATTCATCAACAAAGTAGTCGAGCAGATAAGATAATGGTGAAACTGAATTGCGGTGCCATTCCGGGTAATCTAATTGAAAGTGAATTGTTCGGTCATGAAAAGGGCGCTTTTACAGGAGCAACATCTGCTAGGAAAGGTAGGTTTCTATTAGCTGATAAAGGAACTTTGTTTTTAGATGAAATTGGCGAATTGCCTATAGAATTGCAATCTAAACTATTAAGGATTCTTCAGGAAGGAGAGTTTGAACCAGTTGGAAGTTCAACAACTATAAAGGTAGATGTTCGCATAATAGCTGCTACCCACAAAGATCTCTATAAAGAATCCAAAGAAGGTAAATTTAGGGAAGACCTTTATTACAGATTAAATGTTTTCCCCATTTCAGTACCACCATTAAGGGAACGAGGTGATGACATTAACCTCATTGCCCAAGAAATGTTAAACCATTACACCGACAAATTTTCAAAACCTAAAATTACATTAGATAACGATACCAAAACTCTTTTTCTAGCGTATAAATGGCCAGGGAATGTTAGAGAACTTCAAAACCTAATGGAAAGAGCCGCAATTATAGCAGATAATGGATTTGTAAATTGGTCTCAGCTATTACCAACTTCTGAATTAGATCCTATTGGAGAATCTAAAGCCCCGATAAAAATTCTCACCATCAAAGAACTTCAACAAATTGAGAAAGAAAATATTTTAAAAGCACTAAGACAAACTAAGTGGAAAATATCAGGAAAACATGGTGCAGCTGAATTATTAGGTCTTCCATCGACAACATTGGCTTCTAAAATAAAAACCTTGGGGATCGAAAGACCCATTTAA
- a CDS encoding adenylate/guanylate cyclase domain-containing protein codes for MDKRKLAAIMFTDIVGYTALMQQDEQLAIKIRNRHRETFERTLEAFNGTMIQYYGDGTLSIFESAVEAVECAIELQKAYIAEPKIPIRIGIHVGDIIQTSHDIIGDAVNVTSRIESAGIAGSILISDKIRDQLRGHQHIKVKFLDAYDFKNVDTAIPLYAIANKGLEVPEADEVRGKLKQLPEIVRTQKKSRLGLFLSSLVLVVATAIIMYFLIRPSESEIKDRSIAVLPFSNLSTDEDSDIFREGVTEEILTHLSRYKDLHVISRTSVSQYENTQKTITDIAKELGVAYIVEGSIRKYGDKIRITAQLIDAQTDEHVWSENYDKTLTDIFEIQSEVAKEIAEALQVNINLDSETNTFVIPTISMEAYQYFLRGRQEADKRNEESIKRSIEFFKKAIEIDPQYAEAYAEIANSTFLQAYYGQFEPDSLAKVAIDFVSKAELINPNIARIYSVKGMLYNHSKEFELAKTAFEKAIELSPNDVTARRNYATYFYYTNQFEKQLNQSKIAYQLDPLSFASASNYFSALTFNEKWTEAEQLIETIEKDFNDMEPFIINRLKMRLYMASGDYNKVIKPLEALSANDPNYYRMLGYSAAKIGDKAYAYRVIDTIRKREDYELKSHHIAVVFAGLKEKDSVFYYLNPIRNKSIQFNSSRLSYFDEYKNTKEYEELLKAHGID; via the coding sequence TTGGATAAAAGGAAATTAGCGGCCATTATGTTTACCGACATTGTCGGTTATACAGCATTGATGCAACAAGATGAGCAATTGGCCATAAAAATAAGGAACAGACATCGAGAAACATTTGAGCGCACTTTAGAGGCCTTTAATGGTACTATGATTCAATATTATGGTGACGGAACGCTGAGTATTTTTGAAAGTGCTGTAGAAGCAGTTGAGTGTGCTATTGAACTTCAAAAGGCATACATAGCTGAACCTAAAATACCAATTAGGATAGGGATTCATGTTGGTGATATTATACAAACCTCACATGACATAATTGGTGATGCAGTAAATGTTACCTCTAGGATAGAATCTGCAGGTATAGCCGGGAGCATTTTAATATCAGATAAGATACGCGACCAACTAAGGGGACATCAGCATATTAAAGTTAAGTTTCTGGATGCGTACGATTTTAAAAATGTAGATACTGCAATCCCCTTGTACGCTATTGCAAATAAGGGTTTGGAAGTTCCGGAGGCAGATGAAGTTAGAGGAAAACTGAAACAATTGCCTGAAATTGTAAGGACCCAAAAAAAATCTAGACTAGGGTTGTTTCTTTCAAGTTTGGTTTTGGTTGTTGCCACCGCAATTATTATGTATTTTCTTATTAGACCATCGGAATCCGAGATTAAGGACCGTTCAATTGCTGTTCTTCCATTTAGTAATTTAAGCACGGATGAAGATTCAGACATTTTTAGGGAGGGTGTTACCGAAGAAATTCTAACTCATTTATCCCGTTATAAAGACCTGCATGTAATTTCTAGAACTTCGGTTTCTCAATATGAGAATACCCAAAAAACTATTACGGATATAGCTAAAGAACTTGGAGTTGCTTATATAGTCGAGGGTAGCATTAGAAAATATGGTGATAAAATTAGAATAACAGCCCAGTTGATTGATGCTCAAACTGATGAGCATGTTTGGTCTGAAAATTACGATAAGACATTAACAGATATATTTGAAATACAATCAGAAGTTGCAAAGGAAATTGCTGAAGCCCTTCAAGTAAATATAAACCTAGATTCCGAAACCAACACTTTTGTAATTCCTACCATAAGTATGGAGGCCTATCAATATTTTTTGCGAGGTAGGCAAGAGGCGGATAAAAGAAATGAGGAAAGCATAAAGAGGAGTATAGAGTTCTTTAAAAAGGCCATAGAAATAGATCCTCAATATGCTGAAGCCTATGCTGAAATTGCGAATTCGACTTTTTTACAGGCATATTACGGACAATTTGAACCAGATAGTTTGGCAAAGGTGGCTATTGATTTTGTTAGTAAGGCAGAATTAATTAATCCTAATATTGCAAGAATATATAGCGTAAAAGGGATGCTTTATAATCATTCCAAAGAATTTGAACTTGCTAAAACAGCATTTGAAAAGGCCATTGAACTTTCACCTAATGATGTTACGGCAAGGAGAAATTATGCAACTTATTTTTATTATACCAATCAATTTGAAAAGCAGCTTAACCAAAGTAAAATTGCATATCAATTAGACCCTTTATCGTTTGCATCTGCATCTAATTACTTTAGCGCATTAACGTTCAATGAAAAATGGACAGAAGCGGAACAGTTAATTGAGACAATCGAAAAAGACTTTAATGATATGGAACCCTTCATAATTAATAGATTAAAAATGCGGTTGTATATGGCTTCGGGTGATTACAACAAAGTAATAAAGCCTTTAGAGGCCTTAAGTGCTAATGATCCCAATTATTATAGAATGTTAGGCTATTCCGCAGCTAAAATTGGGGATAAGGCTTATGCATATCGCGTTATTGATACGATTAGAAAACGTGAAGATTATGAATTAAAATCTCACCATATTGCTGTTGTCTTTGCTGGCCTAAAGGAAAAAGACAGTGTTTTTTATTATTTGAATCCAATTAGAAACAAATCAATCCAATTCAACAGTTCGAGACTAAGTTATTTTGATGAGTACAAAAACACTAAGGAATATGAAGAGCTTCTTAAAGCTCATGGCATTGATTGA